A DNA window from Vigna angularis cultivar LongXiaoDou No.4 chromosome 1, ASM1680809v1, whole genome shotgun sequence contains the following coding sequences:
- the LOC108323884 gene encoding uncharacterized protein LOC108323884 — MKIQALSPLLQRPFQPLFPPLSLGFTFKPSFLTPTKHAPLHSSFILFSRSSRSVKFRPSFATVTETEGVVIDDGDTEPGFVNDGDNELGFVNIGYISSVHGIQGEIRVKPATDFPELRFATPGRRWLKSKVLGGQSIQEVELEEGREHPGLKSWILKFRGIDTVEQAKMLIGSTLLVTKEDRPELEEGEFYTHDLIGMKVFMKENGTLVGTVINVFNSGANDLLQIALDSSFDMLDKSGKSKSAGTDVSYQLVLVPFVEAIVPDVDMKRREMHITPPKGLLELNLRFDGRSKKERRQLEWKERKKFQKRLISAKKKLSEMEQKHVFQGYHHGEKDQWSLLSDQIVSVNSKLLQEALQSLERPAKRWTIAELTSAIEAKLINSIQLSEEYLSNGSENKLVRDMQEKGHKLMSEGKMATVFLLNEKEHQGNIYDSNFVENEAVDTSILQMFQKIKGRVSVPLILVSSAQQILSLRDLFTSNNYFAFDSGKVWFLEEEKLPVVSSLPEGQNKYKILMKSPWEILQSPVGSGGLISLVSKHGIADNLIDMGVEYIELCCPSEKIAGGNSLLLGLVESREAKIGMQIRPTITDSEKYFDVILSMDFVKKLQSNKLQFDAIPRAHSCVEKVDKEWVTVTTSTPNSFELSCSIYSSLNACSLDKVCIVEVTE, encoded by the exons ATGAAGATACAGGCACTGTCACCGCTTCTCCAACGCCCGTTTCAGCCTCTATTTCCTCCGCTTTCTCTTGGATTCACTTTCAAACCTTCTTTTCTAACTCCAACCAAACACGCCCCTTTGCACTCTTCGTTCATCCTATTTTCACGTTCTTCGAGGTCAGTTAAGTTTCGTCCCTCTTTTGCAACGGTTACAGAAACCGAAGGGGTTGTTATTGACGACGGCGACACCGAACCGGGCTTCGTAAACGACGGCGACAACGAGCTGGGCTTCGTTAACATTGGCTACATATCGAGTGTTCATGGTATTCAGGGCGAGATTCGCGTGAAACCAGCCACTGATTTTCCTGAACTGCGTTTTGCCACT CCTGGGAGAAGATGGCTGAAGAGCAAGGTTTTGGGTGGACAAAGCATTCAAGAAGTTGAGCTGGAGGAAGGTAGAGAACACCCTGGACTCAAGAGTTGGATACTCAAATTCAGAGGAATTGACACAGTGGAACAG GCTAAGATGCTTATTGGATCTACGTTGCTTGTGACAAAAGAAGACAGGCCGGAATTAGAGGAGGGTGAATTTTACACACATGATTTGATAGGGATGAAAGTATTTATGAAG GAAAATGGAACACTTGTGGGAACTGTTATAAATGTTTTCAATAGTGGAGCCAACGACCTACTACAAATTGCACTTGATTCATCTTTTGATATGCTTGATAAGAGTGGCAAGTCAAAGTCTGCAGGAACAGATGTATCTTATCAGCTTGTTTTGGTACCTTTTGTTGAAGCCATTGTTCCAGATGTTGAtatgaaaagaagagaaatgcATATTACACCACCTAAGGGACTCCTGGAATTAAATTTACGATTTGATGGAAGGTCCAAAAAAGAAAGGCGCCAACTT GaatggaaagaaagaaaaaagtttcaaaagcgTCTCATTTCAGCAAAAAAGAAACTCTCTGAAATGGAGCAAAAACATGTATTTCAAGGATATCACCATGGAGAGAAAGATCAATGGAGCTTGCTTAGTGATCAGATTGTTAGTGTAAACTCCAAATTGCTCCAGGAGGCTTTACAAAGTCTTGAACGTCCAGCAAAGAG ATGGACAATAGCTGAGTTGACCAGTGCCATAGAAGCAAAGCTTATAAATTCCATCCAATTATCAGAGGAATATTTGTCAAATGGAAGTGAAAATAAGTTGGTTAGAGATATGCAAGAGAAGGGACATAAGCTCATGTCTGAGGGCAAAATGGCTACTGTCTTTCTCTTGAATGAAAAAGAGCATCAGGGAAACATTTATGACTCTAACTTCGTAGAAAATGAAGCAGTTGACACTTCAATTCTTCAAATGTTTCAAAAG ATCAAAGGTCGTGTTTCTGTGCCTTTAATTTTGGTTTCCTCAGCCCAACAAATTCTGTCTTTAAGAGATCTGTTTACAAGCAACAACTACTTCGCTTTTGACTCTGGAAAG GTATGGTTTTTGGAGGAAGAGAAGCTGCCAGTAGTTAGCAGCTTGCCTGAGGGACAGAacaaatataagattttaatgAAATCACCTTGGGAAATACTCCAATCTCCTGTTGGATCTGGAGGACTTATTAGCTTGGTTTCAAAACATGGCATTGCAGATAATCTTATTGACATGGGTGTTGAGTACATTGAG TTATGCTGCCCAAGTGAAAAAATTGCTGGGGGAAACTCATTGCTTCTTGGGTTGGTTGAATCACGGGAAGCCAAAATTGGGATGCAAATTCGGCCTACGATAACTGATTCGGAAAAATATTTTGACGTCATATTGTCAATGGACTTCGTCAAGAAGTTGCAGAGCAACAAACTCCAATTTGATGCAATCCCAAGGGCACATTCCTGTGTTGAAAAAGTTGACAAGGAATGGGTTACTGTAACCACATCCACCCCCAACTCATTTGAGCTTTCTTGTAGTATATATAGTTCCTTGAATGCATGTTCTTTGGATAAGGTTTGTATAGTGGAGGTTACAGAATAA